In Theileria equi strain WA chromosome 4 map unlocalized gcontig_1105316255033, whole genome shotgun sequence, the following are encoded in one genomic region:
- a CDS encoding conserved hypothetical protein (encoded by transcript BEWA_013330A), with product MANKIDLSTVKLVRKTNPTAAKNLLKKIKRKNKKSQVQAEPAKTNAQVLKEALKEHFKDFESHLKDSQGVEIEYVAPEGDFGAFNEVFEKFDQLENHALDIEPQKVVEETVEEAFDDSDSEEDEAHKTMSAKKLFKLMNRPTLAQLKQAADKPEVVEIWDTTASDPKFLVHLKGLRNTIPVPAHWSEKTRYMQGRRGIEKPAYKLPPYIEATKISEIRSALQIKESEKTLKQKQREKVRPKAHRMDIDYQTLHDAFFKYATKPSMTKYGDIYFEGKEMVLRMRRYKPGQLSAKLKHALGVGENAPPPWLINMQRFGPPPSYPNLRIPGVNAPLPESASFGYHAGGWGQLPVDSHGNPLFGYIDAAYYADNHINKDYWGEVPKMFEESEPEESSDEEEEEKERKEPDGTQSVIAPVADTPIPVGMKTPMIDGGLDTPLDIKTPAAPRKAYTVLQPKVATNVPGTLFGSQVTYQMPPPVAVPLGGGGTATPFGGIATPSLTADEADGTATTDDIMRQLKYHESKAKKAHEAAGIEVSGDASVPKPKKKKKEFKF from the exons ATGGCGAATAAAATCGATTTAAGTACCGTAAAGCTGGTCCGTAAGACGAATCCTACGGCAGCAAAGAATCTCTTGAAAAAAATC AAGCGCAAGAATAAAAAGAGCCAAGTACAGGCGGAACCTGCGAAAACAAACGCGCAGGTGCTAAAGGAGGCCCTGAAGGAGCATTTCAAGGACTTTGAGAGCCACCTAAAGGACTCTCAAGGTGTAGAAATCGAATATGTAGCGCCAG AGGGTGATTTTGGCGCATTTAATGAAGtttttgaaaagtttgacCAACTAGAGAACCACGCTCTGGACATTGAGCCGCAAAAGGTCGTAGAAGAGACTGTGGAAGAGGCCTTTGACGACTCTGACTCcgaggaagatgaagctCACAAGACCATGAGCGCCAAGAAGCTCTTTAAACTCATGAACCGTCCCACCTTGGCCCAGCTCAAACAG GCGGCTGACAAGCCAGAGGTTGTAGAAATTTGGGATACAACGGCATCTGATCCTAAATTCCTCGTCCATCTAAAGGGACTCCGCAACACAATTCCCGTGCCTGCGCACTGGAGTGAAAAGACACGCTACATGCAAGGAAGGCGTGGTATTGAAAAACCAGCGTATAAGCTTCCCCCGTATATTGAAGCCACAAAGATCTCAGAGATTAGAAGTGCGCTTCAGATTAAGGAGTCTGAAAAGACCCTAAAGCAAAAGCAAAGGGAAAAAGTTAGGCCAAAGGCACATCGCATGGATATCGACTACCAG ACTCTTCACGACGCATTTTTCAAGTACGCAACGAAACCTTCCATGACAAAGTACGGCGATATTTACTTTGAAGGAAAGGAAATGGTGTTGAGAATGCGTAGATACAAACCTGGTCAGCTTTCTGCTAAACTCAAGCATGCATTGGGTGTTGGAGAAAATGCCCCTCCTCCGTGGCTGATCAACATGCAGAGATTCGGGCCGCCTCCAAGCTACCCAAACCTTCGAATTCCTGGCGTAAATGCTCCACTACCAGAGAGCGCCTCTTTTGGTTACCATGCGGGTGGTTGGGGGCAGCTCCCAGTGGACAGCCACGGAAATCCCCTGTTCGGATACATTGATGCTGCGTATTACGCGGATAACCACATCAACAAGGACTACTGGGGAGAAGTTCCAAAGATGTTTGAAGAGTCGGAACCGGAGGAATCGAGcgatgaagaagaggaagagaaggaaCGCAAGGAACCAGACGGAACACAGTCTGTAATCGCACCAGTAGCTGATACCCCGATACCAGTTGGAATGAAGACTCCAATGATCGATGGAGGTCTAGACACTCCGTTGGATATAAAGACACCGGCGGCACCCAGGAAGGCGTACACTGTATTGCAACCAAAAGTCGCAACAAATGTCCCGGGAACGCTATTCGGATCGCAAGTTACTTATCAAATGCCGCCACCAGTTGCGGTTCCACTTGGTGGGGGAGGAACTGCTACGCCGTTTGGCGGAATCGCCACGCCTTCTCTAACTGCGGATG AAGCTGATGGTACGGCTACGACCGACGATATTATGAGACAACTAAAGTACCATGAGAGTAAAGCCAAAAAGGCACATGAGGCCGCTGGAATTGAAGTATCCGGCGACGCATCGGTTCCAAAGCCtaagaaaaagaagaaggaatTTAAGTTTTAA
- a CDS encoding hypothetical protein (encoded by transcript BEWA_013340A), whose amino-acid sequence MVVSIQQKDRLKKAAFFFAGLGHLQPMLLAATNSDYLLDRFLLERRCSSEYVSRMVTSFIFIEIIATVLIAGFAVCLGLYPDFFSKISREKEEDFRGYLTVAIQWIIFLGYVQIFFAFTRGGEKGHIQWFYYSILFQHFFTCIIGAGIGFIDVDRALWYLMTLPMSPVLIFFYQMLIHLWARKKGLAYPAYLVVKNQIWLGLVNSFMVMTLWTIAYFPGLYNSQPIPDVVEIKIEFDKTDSYDCTTSGPNRVCMLVGSSKGPPQGYTCYRHTPDISGHFKGRKIIVKEICKGCSKNGIKNVSFPEHEFCTCVEVYRSTAKREWVLVKLLMEDGSVYYYCPRSNSGWCVGKLSSANKLENGKLQEILKEINDGNGGGNKIKDSGEFQSKLLNQASQQGATANNTTSYADEIVLNISNTTNYVCQSEGSNKTDIIVTVTEDKTLVPSALREQYTCYTHQPSVSCKLDETLRDKKGQPYPLYTTDDTFRNTKVDHMHVYCKIADGSRVDLLVIVTDDGSRHYYCQNEYGQVTGTKLNDGRYVSDECLKNLLILIQVGDGKLYGNGLRGLNSGNQYSETIQDGNKPKETSSSSPHSLTLDIGNRYPYICTNNGYKDNVKTLISVEGKMEPQICSKYTKFVHRLDSGYKSCIDSLKHINDYLDLKPCISDLVDEVAVYYEGGNPIKDPLLICIKKSKYDSSKSKNEDTYSYYCKGKDKCWYRYVYKEGESCKKVNTELNTLLNLLKDNPLTNNNYSSVNGAKLQSDHANYDYWKVLGNHDGGSWWNPLYWRLSGTFMPLFMHGLAVGAMGSIYPHLVPKTLVSAKHSGTFNITSMFLAPLPHIFNLFLAETKSPAFAGVDWIVKPWYLAWLLYIPYFLSFLLIIFNIHYPRRNACCYIRSHTWLAFLIMLFVSFINEILLAVGRGGIMTQRSGNIRLGGNREGLKNDHSLFNKIAPLMSLSYIPFWLTTSPMIKSYAHSVDQYLSDKDRIFWPTSCCGFWSSFGYWCKCGCHGLYTSLPKLLTFNMRTALTHKDDRLFVLVTSDLPKEEWFTDW is encoded by the coding sequence ATGGTTGTCTCTATTCAGCAGAAGGATCGGCTCAAGAAAGCGGCCTTCTTTTTTGCTGGACTGGGACATCTTCAACCAATGTTACTAGCAGCTACTAACTCTGACTACCTACTGGACAGGTTCCTTCTAGAGAGGCGTTGTTCCAGTGAGTATGTCTCTAGGATGGTTACatcattcatcttcatagagATCATAGCAACTGTTCTCATAGCAGGATTTGCGGTATGCCTTGGACTCTATCCAGACTTTTTTAGTAAGATATCCAgagagaaggaagaagactttaGAGGTTATCTCACTGTTGCTATCCAATGGATCATTTTCCTTGGCTACGTTCAAATCTTCTTTGCGTTTACCAGAGGTGGAGAGAAAGGGCACATTCAGTGGTTCTACTATTCCATACTATTTCAACACTTTTTTACCTGTATCATAGGTGCAGGTATTGGATTTATAGACGTGGACAGGGCACTTTGGTATCTCATGACCCTTCCTATGTCACCCGttctcatcttcttctaccAGATGCTCATTCATTTGTGGGCTCGTAAGAAAGGTCTGGCTTATCCAGCGTATCTTGTGGTCAAGAATCAGATATGGTTGGGACTTGTCAACTCATTTATGGTGATGACACTATGGACAATAGCCTACTTTCCTGGACTGTATAACTCTCAGCCAATTCCAGATGTTGTAGAAATCAAGATAGAGTTTGATAAAACAGATTCATACGACTGTACTACTAGTGGACCCAATCGTGTTTGTATGCTCGTTGGTAGCAGTAAAGGTCCACCTCAGGGATACACATGCTATCGTCATACACCGGATATTTCTGGACACTTTAAGGGGAGGAAAATCATTGTTAAGGAGATATGTAAAGGATGTTCTAAAAATGGGATTAAAAATGTCTCTTTTCCAGAGCATGAGTTTTGTACATGTGTAGAGGTCTACCGGTCCACTGCCAAGAGGGAGTGGGTCCTAGTTAAGCTtctgatggaggatggCTCGGTATACTATTATTGTCCCAGGAGTAACAGTGGGTGGTGTGTTGGCAAGCTGTCGAGTGCTAATAAGTTAGAGAACGGCAAGCTCCAAGAGATACTCAAGGAAATTAATGATGGTAATGGTGGCGGTAATAAAATTAAAGACAGTGGAGAATTCCAAAGTAAGCTACTCAATCAAGCTTCTCAACAAGGTGCTACTGCTAATAATACAACTTCTTATGCTGATGAGATAGTACTTAATATAAGCAACACTACCAATTATGTCTGTCAATCTGAAGGATCTAACAAGACAGACATTATTGTGACAGTTACCGAAGATAAGACCCTTGTACCTTCAGCTCTGAGAGAACAATATACTTGTTACACCCATCAACCTAGTGTAAGTTGTAAGCTAGATGAGACTCTTAGAGACAAAAAAGGTCAACCTTACCCATTGTATACGACGGATGACACATTTAGGAATACGAAAGTTGATCATATGCATGTTTACTGCAAGATTGCTGATGGAAGTAGGGTTGACCTCCTTGTGATAGTCACAGACGATGGTAGTAGACACTACTACTGTCAGAATGAGTATGGCCAAGTGACTGGCACTAAGCTTAATGACGGAAGGTATGTATCCGATGAGTGTCTTAAGAATTTACTAATCCTTATCCAAGTTGGCGATGGTAAACTATATGGTAATGGTCTTAGAGGTCTTAATAGTGGTAACCAATACAGTGAGACAATTCAGGATGGTAACAAGCCTAAGGAGACATCATCCAGTTCCCCTCATAGCCTTACTCTTGACATAGGAAACAGATATCCTTATATATGCACAAATAATGGATACAAGGATAACGTAAAGACCCTAATATCTGTTGAGGGAAAGATGGAACCGCAAATATGTAGTAAATACACTAAGTTTGTTCATAGACTAGACTCAGGTTATAAATCTTGCATAGATTCTCTGAAACATATTAACGACTATTTAGACCTCAAACCATGCATTAGTGATTTAGTGGATGAAGTAGCGGTATACTATGAGGGTGGTAACCCTATTAAAGATCCCCTCCTAATTTGCATTAAAAAGTCCAAGTATGATTCTTCTAAGTCGAAGAATGAAGATACCTACTCCTACTACTGCAAGGGGAAGGATAAATGCTGGTACCggtatgtttataaagAGGGAGAAAGCTGTAAAAAGGTAAATACCGAACTGAATACCCTGCTTAATCTACTTAAAGACAATCCACTTACCAACAATAATTACTCTAGCGTCAATGGTGCTAAACTCCAATCTGATCATGCTAATTATGACTACTGGAAAGTATTAGGTAATCACGATGGTGGCTCATGGTGGAACCCTCTATACTGGCGTTTATCTGGTACCTTCATGCCACTCTTTATGCATGGTTTAGCAGTTGGTGCTATGGGTTCAATTTATCCTCATTTGGTTCCCAAGACTTTGGTATCTGCTAAGCATAGTGGTACATTTAACATCACCAGTATGTTTTTGGCACCACTTCCTCACATTTTTAATCTCTTTCTTGCTGAGACCAAGAGCCCTGCATTTGCCGGCGTTGATTGGATTGTGAAACCATGGTACCTTGCCTGGCTTCTCTATATACCATACTTTTTATCGTTTCTATtaatcatctttaacattCACTACCCACGTCGGAATGCTTGTTGTTACATTAGAAGTCACACTTGGTTGGCATTTCTCATTATGCTTTTTGTTAGTTTTATCAATGAAATTCTCCTGGCAGTAGGAAGGGGTGGTATAATGACCCAGAGAAGTGGAAATATACGTCTAGGAGGAAATCGTGAAGGTTTAAAGAATGATCATTCTCTCTTTAATAAAATAGCTCCTTTGATGTCACTTTCTTATATACCATTCTGGTTGACCACAtctccaatgataaagagttatgctcatagtgTTGACCAGTACTtgtctgataaggataggATTTTTTGGCCTACTTCATGTTGTGGcttttggagttcttttggatattggtgtaaatgtggttgtcATGGCCTTTATACCAGTCTTCCTAAACTGTTGACTTTTAATATGAGGACTGCGTTGACTCATAAGGATGACCGTTTGTTTGTTTTGGTTACTTCTGACTTACCCAAAGAGGAATGGTTTACTGATTGGTAA
- a CDS encoding choline/ethanolamine kinase, putative (encoded by transcript BEWA_013350A) — protein sequence MAEEETLAKDVSSGHEETQKAESSGKIPDFHELSMDKLSFWKEVSQNKITVKLLDEKTSTNRIYKVDIWDESGSYVLKTLLVKKFTILGSTIDDGNTQIQVFETLGEHGLGARVVYRSDDTLIKDFIEGSCLENDSFMYLPTLVSLASSLAKFHKFATGVASPNWDRTPRLFKNIEAWIPRAREVVKEYDNYIDIEKLIGYFGDMRAILEKHFKESPAFTNNVRFCHNDLYCKNILETTSGIRLIDYDYSGFNYVGFDVSQIFNQVHIFFDPNDPKKFMEYTTLDLPLEMKRFFVSVYLSEALERNVMLTDKLVDEFLASLRIHTLGLGVFWSFAGIILLGTSKQTPVLPPEFLMRYSHVFCGLYEKTLQELKDLGVVN from the coding sequence ATGGCGGAAGAAGAGACTTTGGCAAAGGACGTTTCTTCTGGACATGAAGAGACGCAAAAGGCTGAAAGCTCCGGGAAAATCCCGGATTTCCATGAGCTATCCATGGACAAACTCTCGTTCTGGAAGGAAGTTTCGCAGAACAAAATCACCGTAAAGCTACTGGACGAAAAAACGTCAACCAATCGTATCTACAAGGTGGATATCTGGGATGAATCTGGCTCATACGTCCTAAAGACTCTTCTGGTAAAGAAATTTACAATCCTCGGCTCCACCATCGACGACGGGAATACACAAATCCAGGTGTTTGAAACGCTCGGAGAACACGGTCTAGGCGCCAGAGTAGTCTACCGATCAGACGATACGCTCATTAAAGACTTCATTGAGGGGTCATGTCTGGAAAACGACTCCTTTATGTACCTTCCTACGTTGGTTTCCTTGGCGTCTTCACTCGCCAAGTTCCACAAGTTCGCAACTGGTGTAGCTTCTCCCAACTGGGATAGGACACCCAGACTCTTCAAGAATATTGAAGCTTGGATTCCACGTGCCAGAGAGGTCGTCAAGGAGTATGACAACTATATAGACATTGAAAAGCTCATTGGGTATTTCGGCGACATGCGTGCTATTCTTGAAAAGCACTTTAAGGAGTCACCGGCATTTACGAATAACGTTAGGTTCTGCCACAATGATCTCTACTGCAAAAATATACTGGAGACGACTTCCGGAATCCGTTTGATTGACTACGACTACTCCGGGTTCAACTATGTCGGCTTTGATGTTTCACAGATTTTTAACCAGGTACACATCTTCTTCGACCCAAATGACCCCAAGAAGTTCATGGAGTATACGACGCTAGATCTGCCACTCGAAATGAAGAGGTTCTTTGTGAGTGTCTATCTCTCAGAGGCGCTTGAAAGGAACGTCATGCTGACTGACAAACTTGTTGATGAGTTCCTGGCCTCTCTGAGGATCCATACACTTGGTCTGGGGGTATTCTGGTCTTTTGCAGGTATAATACTCCTAGGAACATCAAAACAAACGCCAGTTCTTCCTCCAGAATTTCTCATGCGTTATAGCCACGTCTTCTGTGGTCTATACGAAAAGACACTACAGGAACTCAAAGACCTTGGAGTTGTAAATTGA
- a CDS encoding conserved hypothetical protein (encoded by transcript BEWA_013360A), with protein MNFIAILFVLHVFAAGLCENTRSAEKVTLDIAHVDSCSIKTLKRWVYELCTGIYTAKDGYQISTVVDKETPLWISARGHSCEHVVVVFGKNGIPRSVVVYTSDDEHAKSCLYLERVGSEWVSVTEEEFYKRFHALIVKEALFDSVEVDINQKETSIRLYATNSPSLPFLVYAPNVGYRIKRVGDGWIKTIWKAKLEDEECTYASLYPKDEPKLAYLIVRNPDVTRKMFFHKANSSWEPIKKEIYLKELDKAGFNLAKLNDKATLDIRNVDKGKFRDHAYILRGYEALYRPLPGFRIDKVVDGEDLIWEPLDGEQCIYVSAIVQDVLPVTCYLFIVDEHDDRTILHYIKDGNSWRFVDNDTYFTFLTDGDNPAFTHRGGTHKLVSSGFKNKQGHRLTTYASTVDNPKGDIILVHGFRGYFKADFGRYNYLWNFKQFGYPSAPNVYKLFVDEDSELQKNPSVANRYKHLFEHASEDDFNAFEMAHKFKYNGGFSQVLNKLGYNVYGFDHQSQGLSEAISDLRCYVNNFKDYIYDTLQFVSIVKRGKFGDPDEEWNEGAVYKNIPTDRKVFLIGHSMGANISIRAIQEFHKHAEGGARLIDGLICTSAMLNLDHHLNTPVKRLFRKMSKLLTLLVPYETTRYEQLLDNGESFDMFARYNDPFFHSSWTVMKTHTTLFDAAEDIHKEEHMRYYPKDLPTLLFHANDDFMCNIKGPRDMIKNYFSDSKVTRLIEIEGTCHYLTVAHAGSRLVLQFHDWLHNTPKMTSATRGIALKSDEL; from the coding sequence ATGAAttttatcgcaattttGTTCGTTCTCCACGTATTCGCGGCCGGTCTCTGCGAGAACACCAGGTCTGCGGAGAAGGTGACTCTGGACATCGCACACGTGGACTCTTGTTCCATAAAAACCCTCAAAAGATGGGTATATGAGTTGTGCACTGGCATATATACAGCCAAAGATGGCTACCAGATCTCAACAGTGGTGGATAAGGAGACACCTCTCTGGATCTCTGCCAGAGGTCATTCCTGTGAGCACGTGGTTGTAGTTTTCGGGAAGAATGGCATTCCAAGATCTGTGGTTGTGTATACGAGCGATGATGAGCACGCGAAAAGCTGTCTGTACCTAGAAAGGGTAGGGTCGGAATGGGTGTCTGTCAcggaagaagagttttacAAGAGATTCCACGCGTTAATAGTAAAGGAAGCCCTCTTTGACTCTGTGGAAGTCGACATTAATCAAAAGGAAACGTCTATAAGGCTATATGCGACAAACTCTCCCAGTTTACCCTTTCTTGTGTACGCTCCAAACGTCGGCTATCGCATTAAAAGGGTTGGAGACGGCTGGATTAAAACCATTTGGAAGGCTAAATTGGAAGACGAAGAATGTACCTACGCCTCCCTGTATCCAAAAGATGAGCCGAAACTGGCGTATCTGATAGTTAGAAACCCCGATGTTACAAGGAAGATGTTCTTCCACAAGGCAAATAGTTCATGGGAGCCTATAAAGAAGGAGATATACCTAAAGGAGTTGGACAAGGCCGGTTTCAACTTGGCAAAGTTAAACGATAAAGCTACCCTTGATATCAGAAACGTTGACAAGGGTAAATTCCGTGATCATGCCTACATCCTCCGTGGATATGAAGCTCTCTACAGACCTCTTCCAGGCTTCAGAATTGACAAGGTTGTAGACGGCGAAGATCTCATATGGGAGCCTTTGGATGGAGAACAGTGTATATACGTATCCGCAATTGTTCAAGACGTGCTACCCGTAACATGCTATCTGTTCATTGTAGATGAGCATGACGACAGAACGATCCTTCACTATATAAAAGACGGGAATTCTTGGAGGTTTGTGGATAATGATACGTATTTCACTTTTCTAACGGATGGAGACAATCCCGCATTTACACATAGAGGTGGCACTCACAAGTTGGTAAGCAGTGGCTTTAAGAATAAACAAGGCCATAGACTCACAACATATGCTTCGACCGTTGATAATCCAAAGGGAGATATCATTCTGGTTCACGGCTTCCgtggatattttaaagCCGACTTTGGTAGGTATAACTACCTGTGGAATTTTAAGCAGTTTGGATATCCATCTGCACCAAATGTATATAAACTATTTGTTGATGAGGATTCGGAGTTGCAAAAGAATCCTTCTGTTGCTAATAGATATAAGCACTTGTTTGAACATGCAAGTGAAGACGATTTTAATGCTTTTGAAATGGCTCATAAATTCAAGTATAATGGAGGCTTTTCACAAGTTTTAAATAAACTTGGCTATAATGTCTACGGATTTGACCACCAGTCTCAGGGTCTATCTGAGGCCATTAGCGATTTAAGATGTTATGTgaacaattttaaagactACATTTACGACACTCTGCAGTTTGTCAGTATAGTGAAAAGGGGTAAATTTGGGGATCCCGATGAAGAGTGGAATGAAGGGGCAGTATACAAGAACATTCCTACGGATAGAAAGGTTTTCCTAATTGGCCATTCCATGGGTGCAAATATTTCAATTAGGGCCATTCAGGAGTTCCACAAGCATGCAGAAGGGGGAGCGAGGCTTATAGACGGCCTAATTTGTACGTCTGCAATGCTTAATTTGGATCACCATTTAAACACCCCTGTAAAGAGATTATTTAGGAAAATGTCCAAGCTATTGACCTTACTTGTACCTTATGAAACTACTCGTTATGAGCAACTCTTGGATAATGGAGAATCATTTGATATGTTTGCCAGATACAATGACCCGTTTTTCCACTCTAGCTGGACTGTTATGAAGACACATACAACCCTATTTGATGCTGCCGAAGATATTCACAAGGAAGAACATATGCGctattatccaaaggacCTGCCCACTTTGTTATTCCATGCAAACGATGATTTCATGTGTAATATAAAGGGTCCCAGGGACATGATTAAAAACTACTTTAGCGATAGCAAAGTCACAAGGCTCATTGAAATAGAAGGAACATGCCACTATTTAACTGTTGCTCACGCCGGATCACGTCTTGTGTTACAATTTCATGACTGGTTACATAACACACCTAAAATGACCAGTGCAACAAGGGGAATTGCCCTAAAATCTGATGAATTATAA
- a CDS encoding hypothetical protein (encoded by transcript BEWA_013370A), with translation MHTIQPKIEFNISTIAILPNLERNGTMGTTKHFYPKLGNVPIGVKDGGKRLWNGGNGDYCLSCLVYKKENVELLEMAVVERNLKAKKYFERNVGGEWISVEKDNFFKKLNGMKRFGLAFLDPSTASSKTYKDSN, from the coding sequence ATGCATACTATACAGCCCAAAATAGAGTTTAACATATCTACGATTGCCATACTCCCAAATCTAGAAAGGAATGGAACAATGGGCACTACAAAGCACTTTTATCCTAAACTTGGCAATGTTCCAATTGgagtaaaggatggtggtAAAAGGCTATGGAATGGTGGAAACGGTGACTATTGTCTTTCTTGCCTTGTTTATAAGAAAGAGAATGTAGAACTACTGGAAATGGCAGTTGTAGAGAGAAATTTGAAGGCAAAGAAATACTTTGAGAGGAATGTTGGTGGTGAATGGATCTCCGTCGAAAAGGACAATTTCTTCAAGAAACTCaatggaatgaaaaggtttgGATTAGCATTTCTTGATCCTTCTACCGCTTCATCTAAGACTTATAAAGACTCTAATTAG
- a CDS encoding conserved hypothetical protein (encoded by transcript BEWA_013380A) has product MRYDERVKKIEEEEAKKKQENTNGADASTNSSEPTKVRLLGKVIVVVPYYSPRLVIQTVGTVLRVFFHPCLIPFLIDLSNREKLVISLSFMFCDFIGVNYAGNFDETIDPSEKTPSQSHFLFLITRDLTLHLIWISTISLATFIVWNIWTCKFEFTNSSFFLLLLASINGFIGGIFTGRGLNGCFPILEYYNGQGIIGDDIIKLDNIINDIALSFDYIMCFLMSLFSNITERFILNHKNSREYILSNNKGDLSIETVNALLMQFKS; this is encoded by the coding sequence ATGAGGTATGACGAGCGTGTCAAAAAGATTGAAGAGGAGGAGGCAAAGAAGAAGCAGGAGAATACTAACGGTGCTGATGCCAGCACTAACAGCAGTGAACCAACAAAGGTAAGATTGCTAGGCAAGGTCATAGTGGTTGTGCCGTATTATTCACCTCGTCTTGTTATACAGACCGTTGGAACTGTTCTGAGGGTGTTCTTTCATCCCTGTCTCATACCGTTCCTCATAGATTTGTCTAACAGAGAGAAGCTTGTCATCTCGCTGTCTTTCATGTTCTGTGACTTTATAGGCGTAAATTATGCCGGAAACTTTGATGAAACTATTGACCCATCTGAAAAGACTCCTTCTCAGtctcattttttatttttaatcaCAAGGGATTTGACTCTTCATCTTATATGGATATCAACTATTTCTCTTGCTACATTTATCGtctggaacatttggaCTTGCAAATTTGAATTCACCAACTCTTCATTTTTCCTCCTCCTCTTGGCATCCATAAATGGCTTTATCGGAGGAATCTTTACTGGAAGAGGACTAAATGGTTGTTTCCCTATTCTCGAATATTATAATGGACAGGGAATTATAGGAGATGATATCATAAAACTTGACAATATCATTAACGATATCGCACTTTCTTTCGATTACATCATGTGTTTCTTAATGTCTCTATTCTCCAACATTACTGAAAGATTCATACTCaatcacaaaaattccagagagtATATTCTCAGCAACAACAAGGGCGATTTATCAATCGAAACTGTAAATGCTCTACTAATGCAGTTCAAATCCTAG
- a CDS encoding hypothetical protein (encoded by transcript BEWA_013390A), whose translation MVVFYLFLISNLHTLCSCGDTEERRDGPQEVSSNTNRMSSFRTINLADPSPNVCKVLDLISEYGPVRVHVPVNERVVGRVINDLETVWNSSEQGEVCLYCITFPKGTNHLVVIIAKETPLGLDHLYFKRKGGGWKSSTKGYIDKIPKLKHNKNPNYTTTLNISTELQHCHIVRESLYGVSVSLYFSREDYQIQKVVDDTETIWQAEDEKNEKLFIAQFYSRQNTPPMLLIWIMKRYVMERLHYVKKRRTWDKVPAVVFNETFAEMKRV comes from the coding sequence ATGGTAGTCTTTTACTTGTTCTTGATCTCTAACCTCCATACGTTATGCTCCTGTGGAGATACGGAAGAAAGGCGTGATGGACCTCAAGAGGTTAGCTCAAACACAAACCGCATGTCCAGTTTTCGTACAATAAACCTTGCTGATCCCAGCCCCAATGTTTGTAAAGTACTCGACTTAATCTCTGAATATGGGCCTGTAAGAGTACATGTTCCGGTAAATGAACGAGTTGTAGGAAGGGTGATTAACGATCTTGAAACCGTATGGAACTCATCAGAGCAGGGTGAAGTATGTCTATACTGCATAACATTTCCCAAGGGTACCAACCATCTAGTTGTTATTATTGCAAAAGAAACACCTCTAGGGTTAGATCACCTTTATTTCAAGAGAAAAGGAGGTGGCTGGAAGTCGTCCACAAAGGGGTATATAGACAAGATACCGAAACTAAAGCACAATAAGAACCCGAATTATACTACGACCCTGAACATTTCTACCGAACTACAGCACTGTCATATTGTAAGGGAAAGTTTGTATGGAGTATCCGTATCATTATACTTTTCCAGGGAAGACTACCAGATTCAGAAGGTCGTCGATGATACCGAAACAATATGGCAGGCAGAGGAcgagaagaatgaaaaattaTTCATAGCACAGTTTTATTCCAGACAAAACACCCCTCCAATGCTATTAATTTGGATCATGAAAAGGTATGTCATGGAAAGGTTACACTACGTAAAGAAAAGACGTACGTGGGACAAGGTCCCTGCAGTTGTTTTTAATGAAACATTTGCTGAAATGAAGAGGGTTTAG